The following proteins are encoded in a genomic region of Thioclava nitratireducens:
- the yidC gene encoding membrane protein insertase YidC has product MDNQNKNLILAVVLSAVVLGVWTYFFPPTQDTTTPPSEVTTQQAATPESTDIAPKSAADTTGAPVDTATMSQTASAQAQSAARIAIDTPAVEGSISTLGGRFDDLSLKKYKETLAKDSPDVRLLSPISGNTDNSTLPYYVVYGWLPAGGLPGDQVPGPNTVWTQVGNGKLTPDTPVTLQWDNGHGLTFQREISVDDKYLFTIKQSVQNGTNAAVKLAPYGIIARHGIPEERRVYVLHEGLVAMDDGNLQEIKYKNITKLDNKGAEGQAEIKQVKDAGWTGFTDKYWQTVLAPISGPFTSVVKYSGEKSDIYQTETRLPVIDVAPGAKGDSQTHLFAGAKEWETLRDYQDNVPIPKFVDSLDWGWFYFLTKPMFRLLHFLHGAIGNMGWAIIALTFIIKLIVFPLARKSYISMARMKELQPEMEKMKEAAGDDRQKMQQGMMELYKKHKVNPAAGCLPLLIQIPIFFSLYKVIYVTIELYHAPWIGWIHDLSAPDPTSILNLFGLLPFAAPDPGSPLFILSLGILPILLGVSMWFQQRLNPAPTDKTQAMIFAWMPWVFMFMLGSFASGLVLYWITNNTITFIQQYTIMSMHGKRPDLFGNIKESFSRKKPAEEKK; this is encoded by the coding sequence ATGGACAACCAAAACAAGAATCTCATTCTCGCGGTGGTACTCTCCGCAGTCGTGCTGGGCGTCTGGACCTATTTCTTCCCGCCCACGCAGGACACGACGACCCCGCCGAGCGAGGTGACCACGCAACAGGCCGCGACGCCCGAAAGCACTGATATCGCACCGAAGTCTGCGGCCGACACCACCGGCGCGCCGGTCGATACGGCGACCATGTCGCAAACCGCGAGCGCCCAAGCCCAAAGCGCCGCGCGCATCGCGATCGACACCCCGGCGGTCGAGGGTTCGATCTCGACTCTCGGCGGGCGCTTCGACGACCTGTCGCTCAAGAAATACAAGGAAACGCTGGCGAAAGATTCGCCCGACGTGCGTCTCCTCTCGCCCATCAGCGGCAATACCGACAATTCGACCCTGCCCTATTACGTCGTCTATGGCTGGCTGCCCGCGGGCGGTCTGCCGGGCGACCAGGTGCCCGGCCCGAATACGGTCTGGACGCAGGTCGGCAACGGCAAACTCACGCCCGACACGCCTGTGACGCTTCAGTGGGACAACGGCCACGGCCTGACCTTCCAGCGCGAGATCTCGGTCGATGACAAGTATCTCTTCACGATCAAGCAGTCGGTGCAGAACGGTACCAACGCCGCCGTGAAGCTTGCCCCATACGGTATCATCGCGCGTCACGGCATCCCCGAGGAGCGCCGCGTCTACGTGCTCCACGAAGGCCTCGTGGCGATGGATGACGGCAATCTCCAAGAGATCAAATACAAGAACATCACCAAGCTCGATAACAAGGGCGCCGAGGGTCAGGCCGAGATCAAGCAGGTGAAGGACGCCGGCTGGACGGGCTTTACCGACAAATACTGGCAGACCGTTCTGGCGCCGATCTCGGGCCCCTTCACCTCGGTGGTGAAATATTCGGGCGAGAAGTCCGACATCTACCAGACCGAGACCCGCCTGCCGGTGATCGACGTCGCGCCGGGCGCCAAGGGTGACTCGCAGACCCACCTCTTCGCCGGTGCGAAGGAATGGGAAACCCTGCGCGACTATCAGGACAATGTCCCGATCCCGAAATTCGTCGACTCGCTCGACTGGGGCTGGTTCTACTTCCTCACCAAGCCGATGTTCCGCCTCCTGCACTTCCTGCATGGCGCGATCGGCAACATGGGCTGGGCGATCATCGCGCTGACCTTCATCATCAAGCTGATCGTCTTCCCGCTGGCACGGAAGTCCTACATCTCGATGGCGCGCATGAAGGAACTGCAGCCCGAGATGGAGAAGATGAAAGAGGCCGCTGGCGACGACCGCCAGAAGATGCAGCAGGGCATGATGGAGCTCTACAAGAAGCACAAGGTGAACCCCGCCGCGGGCTGTCTGCCGCTTCTGATCCAGATCCCGATCTTCTTCTCGCTCTATAAGGTGATTTACGTCACGATCGAACTGTATCACGCGCCGTGGATCGGCTGGATTCACGACCTCTCGGCCCCCGATCCGACCTCGATCCTGAACCTGTTCGGCCTTCTGCCCTTCGCAGCGCCCGATCCGGGCTCGCCGCTCTTCATCCTGTCGCTCGGTATCCTGCCGATCCTGCTGGGTGTCTCGATGTGGTTCCAGCAGCGCCTGAACCCGGCGCCGACGGACAAGACTCAGGCGATGATCTTCGCGTGGATGCCGTGGGTCTTCATGTTCATGCTGGGCAGCTTCGCCTCGGGCCTCGTGCTTTACTGGATCACGAACAACACGATCACGTTCATCCAGCAGTACACGATCATGTCGATGCACGGGAAGCGGCCGGACCTGTTCGGCAATATCAAAGAGAGCTTCTCGCGGAAGAAACCCGCCGAAGAGAAGAAATGA
- a CDS encoding GGDEF domain-containing protein, with protein MGKDGGKRAARKSELRAKYHGKPGPVLLRREMIAFVPACGLALLWVGPEAMVLIGLTALLVGWMTRPLPVPLETDEEGCDPATGLPPPNAAISEMAASLQDARARNRPTGCLILGLDAPEQALRRLPARDFDLLLRRIGERLQGQLRSGDVVTRWEGARFAVLLRPTPRLGLEGMIQLCGRLQEAVSEPYSIAAQTEQITMHIGFHLVGRSDASPAHREDAATLAKAEAHAHAEAEAALSRAETAAERAMRSGPGAIRSSRSNKIVMKEPGPHPLSASVGEALEAGHIKAFFLPQISTDTGDIVGFQAIPRWLHAQRGILTESEILPAIEAAGLGARFSEVMLYAAFGALRDISRDGSDFGPASLPFLHGQMGDPRLAERLAWEFDRFEIAPNRLRLIVPQAMVARLDDPVCCRTLHEIKRLGCLIELAGFGTGPVSAETIHRLGPQRLRIHRSLTAQIDHNTEHQRLTAAIVSMAEGLGLKTLAEGVPGIAEHAMLCQLGCSAVQGPAIAAPMPISEFLDWAERHRTKLAATPQIGRR; from the coding sequence ATGGGGAAGGACGGTGGCAAGCGCGCCGCCCGCAAATCAGAGCTGCGCGCAAAATATCACGGCAAGCCGGGGCCGGTTCTGCTCCGCCGCGAGATGATCGCCTTCGTACCGGCCTGTGGGCTCGCCCTGCTTTGGGTGGGGCCCGAGGCGATGGTGTTGATCGGCCTTACCGCGCTTCTAGTGGGATGGATGACCCGTCCCCTGCCCGTCCCGCTTGAGACTGACGAGGAAGGCTGCGACCCCGCTACCGGCCTGCCGCCGCCAAATGCCGCGATCTCCGAAATGGCCGCATCCCTGCAGGACGCGCGGGCGCGCAATCGCCCGACCGGCTGCCTGATCCTCGGCCTCGACGCGCCGGAGCAGGCGCTCCGGCGCCTGCCGGCCAGGGACTTCGACCTGCTGCTGCGCCGGATCGGCGAGCGGCTTCAGGGGCAGCTGCGCAGCGGCGACGTAGTCACCCGATGGGAGGGTGCCCGTTTCGCGGTCCTGCTGCGCCCGACGCCACGCCTCGGGCTCGAGGGCATGATCCAGCTTTGCGGGCGCCTGCAGGAAGCGGTAAGCGAGCCTTACTCGATCGCGGCACAGACCGAACAGATCACCATGCATATCGGCTTTCACCTCGTGGGCCGGAGTGATGCGTCCCCTGCCCATCGCGAGGACGCCGCCACGCTGGCCAAGGCCGAAGCGCACGCCCATGCGGAGGCGGAGGCGGCACTGTCGCGCGCCGAAACCGCCGCCGAGCGCGCGATGCGCAGCGGGCCCGGCGCGATCCGCTCCTCCCGTTCCAACAAGATCGTCATGAAAGAGCCGGGCCCGCACCCGCTATCCGCCAGCGTGGGGGAGGCACTGGAGGCCGGGCATATAAAGGCGTTCTTCCTGCCGCAGATATCCACCGATACCGGGGACATCGTGGGATTTCAGGCAATCCCGCGCTGGCTTCACGCGCAGCGCGGGATCCTGACCGAAAGCGAGATTCTTCCCGCGATCGAAGCTGCAGGGCTCGGCGCGCGCTTCTCCGAGGTGATGCTCTACGCGGCCTTCGGTGCGCTGCGCGACATCTCGCGCGACGGCAGCGACTTCGGCCCGGCCTCGCTGCCATTCCTGCACGGCCAGATGGGCGACCCGAGACTGGCCGAGCGGCTGGCCTGGGAATTCGACCGGTTCGAGATCGCCCCGAACCGGCTGCGGCTGATCGTCCCGCAGGCGATGGTGGCGCGGCTCGACGATCCGGTTTGCTGTCGCACCCTGCACGAAATCAAACGCCTAGGCTGCCTGATCGAACTGGCGGGGTTCGGCACCGGCCCCGTCTCGGCAGAAACGATCCACCGGCTCGGACCGCAGCGGCTGCGCATCCATCGCTCGCTCACCGCACAGATCGACCACAACACCGAACACCAGCGCCTGACCGCCGCGATCGTATCGATGGCCGAAGGACTGGGGCTGAAAACTCTCGCCGAAGGGGTGCCGGGTATCGCCGAGCACGCGATGCTGTGCCAGCTGGGCTGCTCAGCGGTGCAAGGCCCGGCGATCGCCGCCCCGATGCCGATCAGCGAATTTCTCGATTGGGCAGAACGGCACCGCACCAAGCTCGCCGCGACGCCGCAAATCGGCCGGCGTTGA